The Spirochaetota bacterium genome includes a region encoding these proteins:
- a CDS encoding sigma 54-interacting transcriptional regulator, with the protein MISIDKVKKILEIISLLSRNNGIEDLLSGIINNASKVIDAEAASLLLFDKNKENLFFYIALGEKGEQVKESFSLKKGQGIAGWVALYGEPLIVNDPQNDPRFFSKISEEINYKTRNLLCTPMKIDDNIIGVIEVINKIDGPFTEEDKEILQAFSNQCAILVFNAKIFNDLIKTNIALKDELDKVKDSRKIIGESPIIKDKIKLAEMVAHTESNVLLQGESGTGKELFAELIHYLSPRKNAPFVKVNCAAIPENLLESELFGYKKGAFTGAVKDTMGKIELANNGTLFLDEIGELPLSIQAKLLRFIENKEIQKLGDSNPIPVNVRIISATNKDLPKVIAEKKFREDLYYRINVFPIYLPPLRERKEDIEILANYFLKKYSIETKKKIRGFSEEAIEIIKNYTWPGNVRELENVIERACVLTNSDIINSDVLLLTSIDPKNSFSDIFKEMPLKEAINVFKKEYINYLLNKNNWKQTKVAKILDIQRTYLSRLIKELNINKY; encoded by the coding sequence ATGATTAGTATAGATAAAGTAAAAAAGATCTTAGAAATTATTAGCCTTTTATCAAGAAATAATGGTATAGAAGATTTATTAAGTGGTATAATAAATAATGCTTCAAAGGTAATAGATGCAGAAGCTGCTTCTTTACTTTTGTTTGATAAAAATAAAGAAAATTTGTTTTTTTATATAGCATTAGGGGAAAAGGGAGAACAGGTAAAAGAGTCTTTTAGTTTAAAAAAAGGACAAGGTATAGCAGGATGGGTTGCTTTATATGGGGAACCATTAATAGTTAATGATCCACAAAATGATCCAAGATTTTTCTCTAAAATTTCGGAAGAAATTAACTACAAAACTAGAAATTTATTATGTACCCCTATGAAAATTGATGACAATATCATTGGAGTAATTGAAGTTATTAATAAAATAGATGGACCATTTACAGAAGAGGACAAAGAAATACTACAAGCTTTTTCAAATCAATGTGCAATACTTGTTTTTAATGCTAAAATATTTAATGATTTAATAAAAACAAATATAGCTTTGAAAGATGAGCTGGACAAGGTTAAAGATTCAAGAAAAATAATAGGGGAATCTCCTATCATTAAAGATAAAATAAAATTAGCAGAAATGGTTGCTCATACTGAATCAAATGTTTTGTTACAAGGAGAATCAGGAACTGGGAAAGAACTTTTTGCTGAATTAATTCATTACCTTTCCCCTAGGAAGAATGCTCCATTTGTAAAAGTTAATTGTGCAGCTATACCAGAGAATTTACTTGAATCTGAACTTTTTGGTTATAAGAAAGGAGCTTTTACTGGTGCAGTTAAAGATACAATGGGTAAAATTGAGCTAGCAAATAATGGAACACTTTTTTTAGATGAAATAGGAGAATTACCTTTATCGATTCAAGCTAAATTGCTAAGATTTATTGAAAATAAAGAGATACAAAAATTAGGTGACTCAAACCCTATACCTGTTAATGTAAGAATTATTTCTGCTACTAATAAAGATCTTCCAAAAGTTATTGCAGAGAAAAAATTTAGAGAGGATCTCTATTATAGAATTAATGTTTTCCCTATATATCTTCCTCCTTTAAGAGAAAGAAAAGAAGATATAGAAATTTTAGCTAATTATTTTCTCAAAAAATATTCGATTGAAACAAAAAAGAAAATAAGAGGATTTTCTGAAGAAGCAATTGAGATAATTAAAAATTATACATGGCCTGGAAATGTAAGAGAGCTTGAAAATGTTATTGAAAGAGCTTGTGTTTTAACCAATAGTGATATTATAAATTCAGATGTGCTCCTATTAACAAGTATTGATCCAAAAAATAGCTTTTCAGATATTTTTAAAGAAATGCCTCTAAAAGAAGCAATAAATGTA